One region of Acidovorax sp. T1 genomic DNA includes:
- the urtB gene encoding urea ABC transporter permease subunit UrtB — MTFSEMLNIGLMQGFAGLSLFAVLLLMGLGLAIIFGQMGVINMAHGEFMTIGAYTIYLGSTLAANHAPQMISYYFPLAIVAAFGFAFAAGWLVEWGLIRHLYKRPLDTLLATWGISLALQQSFRTFIGPKEVSPTLPDWLLGSWAPAEGLDIPINGLFVLALTAVVTGGVLLAMHKSRWGLRVRATVSNRVMANAIGIDTKKTDRLTFAIGCGIAGVAGAAFTTIGSTGPTSGSLYIVDAFLVVTFGGAASLLGTVVSAFGIAQTQSITEFFLAGSMAKMITLSLIVLILMVRPQGLFASKVRR; from the coding sequence ATGACTTTTTCCGAAATGCTCAACATTGGCCTGATGCAGGGCTTTGCAGGCTTGAGCCTCTTTGCCGTGCTGCTGCTCATGGGGCTGGGCTTGGCCATCATCTTTGGGCAGATGGGTGTGATCAACATGGCCCATGGCGAGTTCATGACCATTGGGGCTTACACCATCTATCTGGGCTCCACCTTGGCGGCCAACCATGCGCCGCAGATGATTTCGTATTACTTCCCGCTGGCGATCGTGGCGGCCTTCGGCTTTGCGTTTGCGGCGGGCTGGCTGGTGGAATGGGGGCTGATTCGCCACCTCTACAAGCGCCCGCTCGACACCCTGCTGGCCACCTGGGGCATCAGTCTGGCCTTGCAGCAATCGTTCCGCACCTTCATCGGCCCCAAGGAGGTCAGCCCCACCTTGCCCGACTGGCTGCTGGGTTCGTGGGCGCCTGCCGAGGGGCTGGACATTCCGATCAACGGCCTCTTTGTGCTGGCGCTGACGGCGGTGGTGACTGGCGGTGTGCTGCTGGCCATGCACAAAAGCCGCTGGGGCCTGCGTGTGCGCGCCACGGTGAGCAACCGCGTCATGGCCAACGCGATCGGCATCGACACCAAGAAGACCGATCGCCTCACCTTTGCCATCGGCTGCGGCATTGCAGGCGTGGCAGGGGCTGCCTTCACCACCATCGGGTCCACCGGCCCCACATCGGGCTCCCTCTACATCGTGGATGCCTTCCTGGTAGTGACCTTTGGTGGCGCGGCCAGTCTGTTGGGCACGGTGGTGTCGGCCTTCGGCATTGCGCAGACGCAGTCCATCACCGAGTTCTTCCTGGCGGGCTCCATGGCCAAGATGATTACGCTCTCGTTGATCGTGCTGATCCTCATGGTGCGGCCACAGGGGCTATTCGCTTCGAAGGTGCGGCGATGA
- a CDS encoding FmdB family zinc ribbon protein encodes MPTYDYACPDCGNFDALRSIALRNEPCACPDCGAAAARVFAHAPHLACVSPEQRRAFDTNERARHVPRSSRDTEAGSYGRLRHPSGCGCCSAGGAKRGGTVTAPSGAKAFPSKRPWMISH; translated from the coding sequence ATGCCCACCTACGACTACGCCTGCCCGGATTGCGGCAACTTCGATGCATTGCGCAGCATCGCCCTGCGCAATGAACCCTGCGCGTGCCCGGACTGCGGGGCGGCGGCGGCGCGGGTGTTCGCCCACGCGCCGCACCTGGCCTGCGTGAGTCCCGAGCAGCGCCGCGCATTCGACACCAACGAGCGCGCCCGGCACGTGCCGCGCTCGTCGCGCGACACGGAGGCCGGCAGCTACGGCCGGCTGCGCCACCCTTCGGGCTGCGGGTGCTGCAGCGCAGGCGGTGCCAAGCGCGGCGGCACGGTCACGGCGCCCAGCGGTGCCAAAGCCTTCCCTTCCAAACGGCCCTGGATGATCAGCCACTGA
- the urtC gene encoding urea ABC transporter permease subunit UrtC, translated as MNALKAWILRYQLASLVLLTVLLAVVLPLALDIFRLNLVGKYLTYAFVAIGLVMVWGYGGVLSLGQGVFFGLGGYAMAMFLKLEASDPVSTKIQSTPGIPDFMDWNQITELPNFWIPFKSLPFSLAAVIVVPTLLAWVISFAMFKRRVGGVYFAIITQAVALILTVLIIGQQGYTGGVNGMTDLKTLWGWDTRTDSAKYILYYVCVALLIASIVLCRWIQTGKVGTLLLAMRDKEDRVRFSGYDVANFKVFTFCLAAALSGIGGAMFSLQVGFMSPSFVGIVPSIEMVIYAAVGGRMSLVGAVYGTLLVNAGKTYFSESFPELWLFLMAGLFIGVTMAFPMGLAGLWESHVVPWWKGRREALRQASAKGMPPVARPPVDGGPAVASSTAPSDVLPDGVSRQGI; from the coding sequence ATGAATGCGCTCAAAGCCTGGATCCTGCGCTACCAGCTTGCCAGCCTGGTGCTGCTCACCGTTCTTTTAGCCGTGGTGTTGCCGCTCGCACTCGATATTTTTCGTCTGAACCTGGTGGGCAAATACCTGACCTACGCTTTCGTGGCCATTGGCCTGGTGATGGTGTGGGGCTACGGTGGCGTGTTGAGCCTGGGACAAGGTGTGTTCTTTGGCCTCGGGGGCTATGCCATGGCCATGTTCCTCAAGTTGGAAGCATCGGACCCCGTCAGTACCAAGATCCAGTCCACACCTGGCATTCCCGACTTCATGGATTGGAATCAGATCACTGAACTGCCCAACTTCTGGATTCCCTTCAAAAGCTTGCCGTTTTCGCTGGCAGCGGTCATCGTGGTGCCCACGCTGCTGGCTTGGGTTATCAGCTTTGCGATGTTCAAGCGACGCGTCGGCGGTGTGTATTTCGCCATCATTACGCAGGCTGTGGCGCTGATTCTCACTGTGCTCATCATCGGACAGCAGGGCTACACCGGCGGCGTGAACGGCATGACCGACCTCAAGACCCTTTGGGGCTGGGACACGCGCACCGACAGTGCCAAGTACATCCTTTATTACGTGTGTGTGGCCCTGCTCATCGCGTCCATTGTGTTGTGCCGCTGGATACAGACCGGCAAGGTCGGGACGCTGCTGCTGGCCATGCGTGACAAGGAAGACCGCGTGCGCTTTTCGGGTTACGACGTGGCCAACTTCAAGGTATTCACCTTCTGTCTGGCGGCGGCACTGTCGGGTATTGGCGGCGCGATGTTCTCGCTGCAGGTGGGCTTCATGTCGCCCAGTTTCGTGGGCATCGTGCCGTCCATTGAGATGGTGATCTATGCCGCCGTGGGCGGGCGCATGAGCCTAGTGGGCGCTGTGTATGGCACCTTGCTTGTGAACGCAGGCAAGACGTATTTTTCCGAGAGTTTTCCCGAGTTGTGGTTGTTCCTCATGGCCGGTCTTTTCATCGGCGTGACCATGGCCTTCCCCATGGGGCTGGCCGGTCTGTGGGAGAGCCATGTGGTGCCCTGGTGGAAGGGTCGCCGCGAGGCGTTGCGCCAGGCGTCCGCGAAAGGCATGCCACCCGTAGCGCGCCCGCCCGTGGATGGGGGGCCAGCGGTGGCGTCGTCGACCGCGCCCTCTGATGTGTTACCTGACGGTGTGAGCCGCCAGGGCATCTGA
- the fmdA gene encoding formamidase translates to MAETLIKVDLKQSPYDNPLVHNRWHPDIPMAVWVEPGAEFKLETYDWTGGAIKNDDCADDVRDVDLSTVHFLSGPVGVKGAEPGDLLVVDLLDIGARDDSLWGFNGFFSKQNGGGFLDEHFPLAQKSIWDFHGMFTSSRHIPGVNFAGLIHPGLIGCLPDQKMLDTWNAREAELIATNPTRVPGLANPPAPATAHMGKLQGDARAKAAAEGARTVPPREHGGNCDIKDLSRGSKVYFPVYVEGGGLSVGDLHFSQGDGEITFCGAIEMAGWVHMKVSLIKGGMAKYGIKNPIFKPSPITPNYKDYLIFEGISVDEQGKQHYLDVTIAYRQACLNAIEYLKKFGYSGAQAYSLLGTAPVQGHISGVVDVPNACATLWLPTEIFDFDINPSAAGPVKVLDGSVDMPISQDK, encoded by the coding sequence ATGGCCGAAACCCTCATCAAGGTTGACCTCAAGCAATCGCCCTACGACAACCCGTTGGTGCACAACCGCTGGCACCCCGACATCCCCATGGCTGTGTGGGTGGAGCCGGGCGCAGAGTTCAAGCTCGAGACCTACGACTGGACTGGCGGTGCCATTAAGAACGACGACTGCGCTGACGACGTGCGCGACGTGGACCTGTCCACCGTGCACTTCCTGTCGGGCCCCGTGGGCGTGAAAGGCGCCGAGCCCGGTGACCTGCTGGTGGTGGACCTGCTTGACATCGGCGCCCGTGACGACAGCCTGTGGGGCTTCAACGGCTTCTTCAGCAAGCAGAACGGTGGCGGCTTTCTCGATGAGCATTTTCCGCTCGCGCAAAAGTCCATCTGGGACTTTCATGGCATGTTCACCAGCAGCCGCCATATCCCCGGCGTGAACTTCGCGGGCCTGATCCACCCGGGCCTGATCGGCTGCCTGCCCGACCAGAAGATGCTGGACACCTGGAACGCCCGCGAGGCCGAGCTCATCGCCACCAACCCCACGCGCGTGCCGGGCCTGGCCAATCCGCCCGCACCGGCCACGGCCCACATGGGCAAGCTGCAGGGCGATGCCCGCGCCAAGGCGGCGGCCGAGGGTGCGCGCACCGTGCCCCCGCGCGAGCACGGCGGCAACTGCGACATCAAGGATCTTTCGCGCGGCTCCAAGGTGTACTTCCCGGTGTATGTGGAAGGCGGTGGCCTTTCCGTGGGCGACCTTCACTTCAGCCAGGGCGACGGCGAGATCACCTTCTGCGGCGCCATCGAGATGGCCGGATGGGTGCACATGAAGGTCAGCCTCATCAAGGGCGGCATGGCCAAGTACGGCATCAAGAACCCCATCTTCAAGCCCAGCCCGATCACGCCTAATTACAAGGACTATCTGATCTTCGAGGGCATTTCGGTGGACGAGCAGGGCAAGCAGCATTACCTGGATGTGACCATTGCCTATCGCCAGGCTTGCCTGAACGCCATCGAATACCTCAAGAAGTTCGGCTACAGCGGCGCGCAGGCCTATTCGCTGCTGGGCACCGCCCCCGTGCAAGGGCACATCAGCGGCGTGGTGGACGTGCCCAACGCCTGCGCCACGCTGTGGCTGCCGACGGAGATTTTCGACTTCGACATCAACCCCAGCGCCGCCGGCCCCGTGAAGGTGCTCGACGGCAGCGTGGACATGCCGATCTCGCAAGACAAATAA
- a CDS encoding hybrid sensor histidine kinase/response regulator, translating to MALPLPPDAQPAPQTIFRFRREYNAWVADETMEDYALRYTPKSFRRWSELRVANTAFGSLSFLALEAIGGAIALNYGFSNAMWAILTVGLLIFLTGLPIAYYAARYGLDMDLLTRGAGFGYLGSTITSLIYAVFTFIFFALEAAIMALALQMVVDWPLEWCYIVSSLVILPLAMRGITLISRLQAWTQPLWLFLLLLPFVWIALAQPQLYRDFAGLSGLKSGSSQFDPLMFGAAAAVIFSLVVQIGEQVDFLRFLPERTPANRLRWWGAVLVAGPGWIIMGMLKMAGGAFLAFAALQFEVDAQRAAEPTQMFLAGFHQVMQALGLPGLAVAVTVVFVVISQIKINLTNAYAGSLAWSNFFARVTRSHPGRVVWLVFNVLIATLLMTLGVFGALEKVLAVYSNVAIAWVGALVADLVINKPLGLSPKGIEFRRAHLYDFNPVGLGAMLLAATVACGAYAGLLGEEAAAFSPFIALVLSMALAPLLAWLTKGRYYLARAPGNEWQPGEIVRCAVCENQFESEDMARCPAYAAPICSLCCSLESRCHDRCKTGSRAADQLRSVVMILLPQRWASKVNFRLGQYLMVMVSLCAVMAFLVGVVYVQESLQTPASEQVLQMPFLKVFSLLMLLAAVCAWWVVLSTDSRRMAQDESERQTQLLLQEIEAHKRTDAELQAAKDRAESANQAKTRYVAGMTHELRSPLNSILGYTQILLKNPHTEGWIREMLSTMQHSGQHMHALIDGSLELARIEAGRLRLDMAPLPLPELIENIEAMLRPQAHAKGLHFVVETLGTMPGWIRADAKRLRQILINLLSNAVRFTERGEVRLRMDFRPHVSRIEVIDTGIGIEPQDMERIFVPFERGSAGRRASEAGTGLGLTITHLLTELMGGQLTLTSTPGQGSTFTVRLYLPSIAVDPAWTTPSRATLRAVIGYLAPRRTLLVVDDQPLQRQLLAGLLVPLGFVVREAASGRECLEIVRQEPPDLVLLDITMDDLDGWQTATLLRELRPASELPIVFVSANLFEHEATRLAAQQCQGFVGKPVIESELLQALELALQLEWVRDNTPLALSPEPATDPANPNGTLATLPDELREDLTRLARSGQAAALRERLRRARSELPGHAAMLALLQASADRFDFETLVRHLREPEEGTP from the coding sequence ATGGCCCTACCGCTCCCACCAGACGCCCAGCCCGCGCCACAAACCATCTTCCGGTTCCGACGTGAGTACAACGCGTGGGTGGCCGACGAGACCATGGAGGACTACGCGCTGCGCTACACGCCCAAGAGCTTTCGGCGATGGAGCGAGTTGCGCGTGGCCAACACGGCGTTCGGTTCGCTGTCGTTCCTGGCACTGGAGGCCATTGGTGGAGCGATTGCACTGAACTACGGCTTCAGCAACGCCATGTGGGCGATCCTCACCGTGGGGTTGCTGATCTTTCTGACCGGCCTGCCCATTGCCTACTACGCCGCACGCTACGGCCTTGACATGGACCTGCTCACGCGTGGAGCGGGCTTTGGCTACCTGGGCTCCACCATCACATCGCTGATCTATGCGGTGTTCACCTTCATCTTCTTTGCGCTGGAGGCGGCCATCATGGCGCTGGCACTGCAGATGGTGGTGGACTGGCCGCTGGAGTGGTGTTACATCGTCTCGTCGCTGGTAATCCTGCCTCTGGCCATGCGCGGCATCACGCTGATCTCGCGCCTGCAGGCTTGGACGCAGCCGCTGTGGCTGTTCTTGCTGCTGCTGCCTTTTGTGTGGATTGCGCTGGCCCAACCGCAGCTGTACCGCGACTTTGCAGGACTCTCGGGCCTCAAAAGCGGCAGCAGCCAGTTCGACCCGCTCATGTTCGGTGCAGCGGCTGCGGTAATCTTTTCGCTGGTGGTACAGATAGGCGAGCAGGTGGACTTTTTGCGCTTTTTGCCCGAGCGTACGCCCGCCAACCGCCTGCGCTGGTGGGGCGCCGTGCTGGTAGCAGGCCCCGGATGGATCATCATGGGCATGCTCAAGATGGCGGGCGGCGCCTTTCTGGCATTCGCCGCACTTCAGTTCGAGGTGGACGCTCAGCGCGCGGCCGAGCCCACGCAGATGTTCCTGGCCGGGTTCCACCAGGTCATGCAGGCTTTGGGCTTACCAGGGCTGGCCGTGGCCGTGACGGTGGTGTTTGTGGTGATTTCGCAGATCAAGATCAATCTCACCAACGCGTATGCGGGCTCGCTGGCGTGGTCCAACTTTTTCGCACGCGTCACGCGCAGCCACCCGGGGCGTGTGGTGTGGTTGGTGTTCAACGTGTTGATTGCCACGCTACTGATGACGCTGGGCGTGTTTGGCGCGCTGGAGAAAGTGCTGGCGGTGTACAGCAACGTGGCCATTGCATGGGTGGGCGCACTGGTGGCGGATCTGGTCATCAACAAGCCACTGGGCTTGTCCCCCAAGGGCATCGAATTTCGACGCGCCCACCTGTATGACTTCAACCCCGTGGGCCTGGGTGCCATGCTGCTGGCTGCCACGGTGGCCTGCGGTGCCTACGCGGGCCTTCTGGGCGAAGAGGCTGCTGCTTTTTCGCCCTTCATCGCGCTGGTGCTGTCGATGGCGCTGGCACCGCTGCTGGCCTGGCTGACGAAGGGCCGCTACTACCTGGCGCGTGCGCCGGGCAATGAGTGGCAGCCCGGCGAGATCGTGCGCTGCGCCGTGTGTGAGAACCAGTTCGAATCCGAAGACATGGCGCGCTGCCCCGCCTATGCCGCGCCCATCTGCTCGCTGTGCTGCTCGCTCGAATCGCGCTGCCACGACCGCTGCAAGACCGGCTCGCGCGCGGCCGACCAGTTACGCAGCGTGGTGATGATTTTGCTGCCGCAGCGCTGGGCCAGCAAGGTGAACTTCCGCCTGGGACAGTACTTGATGGTGATGGTGTCGCTGTGCGCGGTGATGGCATTTCTGGTGGGGGTGGTGTATGTGCAGGAGAGCCTGCAAACCCCGGCGTCCGAGCAGGTGCTGCAGATGCCATTCCTCAAAGTGTTCTCTTTGCTGATGCTGCTGGCCGCCGTGTGTGCCTGGTGGGTGGTGCTAAGTACCGACAGCCGGCGCATGGCACAAGATGAATCGGAGCGGCAGACGCAGCTGCTGCTGCAGGAGATCGAGGCCCACAAACGTACCGATGCCGAGCTGCAGGCCGCCAAGGACCGGGCCGAGTCGGCCAACCAAGCCAAGACACGCTATGTGGCAGGCATGACGCACGAGCTGCGTTCGCCGCTCAACAGCATCCTGGGCTACACACAGATCCTGCTCAAAAACCCGCATACCGAAGGCTGGATACGCGAGATGCTATCCACCATGCAACACAGCGGCCAGCACATGCATGCACTCATTGATGGGTCGCTGGAGCTGGCGCGCATTGAAGCGGGCCGTCTGCGGCTGGACATGGCACCGCTTCCGCTGCCCGAGCTGATCGAGAACATCGAAGCCATGCTCCGTCCGCAGGCCCATGCCAAAGGCCTTCACTTTGTGGTGGAGACGCTCGGCACCATGCCCGGGTGGATACGTGCCGACGCCAAGCGGCTGCGGCAGATCCTTATCAACCTGCTGTCCAACGCGGTGCGGTTTACCGAGCGCGGCGAGGTGAGGCTGCGCATGGACTTTCGCCCGCATGTCTCGCGCATCGAAGTCATTGACACCGGCATCGGCATCGAGCCCCAGGATATGGAACGCATCTTTGTGCCGTTTGAGCGGGGCAGCGCCGGGCGCCGGGCCAGCGAGGCAGGCACAGGTTTGGGCCTCACCATCACGCACCTGCTCACCGAACTGATGGGCGGTCAGCTCACGCTGACCAGCACCCCCGGCCAGGGCAGCACGTTCACCGTACGGTTGTATCTGCCCAGCATTGCGGTGGACCCGGCCTGGACCACGCCCAGCCGGGCCACGCTGCGCGCCGTGATTGGCTACCTGGCGCCGCGGCGCACGCTGTTGGTGGTGGACGACCAGCCCCTGCAGCGCCAATTGCTGGCTGGCCTGCTGGTACCCCTGGGTTTTGTGGTGCGCGAGGCCGCGAGCGGGCGCGAATGCCTGGAGATCGTGCGCCAGGAACCTCCCGACCTGGTGCTGCTCGATATCACCATGGACGACCTGGACGGCTGGCAAACCGCCACGCTATTGCGCGAACTGCGTCCGGCGTCCGAGTTGCCCATCGTGTTCGTGTCTGCCAATCTGTTCGAGCACGAGGCCACCCGGCTGGCGGCGCAGCAGTGCCAGGGCTTTGTAGGCAAACCGGTGATCGAGTCCGAACTGCTGCAGGCACTGGAGCTCGCGCTGCAGCTGGAATGGGTGCGTGACAACACCCCGCTGGCGCTTAGCCCCGAGCCCGCCACCGACCCCGCGAACCCGAACGGCACCCTGGCCACCTTGCCCGACGAACTGCGCGAAGACCTGACCCGGCTGGCGCGGTCCGGCCAGGCCGCCGCACTGCGCGAGCGACTGCGGCGCGCCCGCAGCGAACTGCCGGGCCACGCTGCCATGCTGGCACTGCTGCAGGCCAGTGCCGACCGCTTTGACTTTGAAACCCTGGTCCGCCACCTGCGCGAGCCCGAAGAGGGAACCCCATGA
- the urtE gene encoding urea ABC transporter ATP-binding subunit UrtE has translation MLEVKDLFVAYGQSEALHGITFEGRENETVAIMGRNGMGKTTLFKSLMGVMPVKSGHITVAGQEVTRDESFRRVAKGIAYVPQGRMIFPTLSVEENIQTGLENSRTRQIPDDIYALFPVLWDMRRRKGGNLSGGQQQQLAIARALVTDPKVLLLDEPTEGIQPSIIKDIAKALNEIRKLRKITIVVSEQVLSFAMDVADRLFVIEGGRLVHETARADTDQDRIKAYLSV, from the coding sequence ATGTTGGAAGTCAAGGATCTGTTCGTGGCCTACGGCCAGAGCGAAGCGCTGCACGGCATCACCTTCGAGGGCCGCGAGAACGAAACCGTGGCCATCATGGGCCGCAACGGCATGGGCAAGACCACGCTGTTCAAGAGCCTCATGGGCGTCATGCCCGTCAAGAGCGGCCACATCACCGTGGCAGGCCAGGAAGTGACCCGGGACGAGAGCTTTCGCCGGGTGGCCAAGGGCATCGCCTATGTGCCCCAGGGGCGCATGATCTTCCCCACGCTTTCGGTGGAAGAGAACATCCAGACCGGACTGGAAAACTCCAGGACACGCCAGATACCCGACGACATCTACGCCCTGTTCCCGGTGCTGTGGGACATGCGGCGGCGCAAGGGCGGCAACCTTTCTGGTGGACAGCAGCAGCAGCTGGCCATAGCCCGTGCGCTCGTCACCGACCCGAAGGTGCTGCTGCTCGATGAGCCCACCGAAGGCATCCAGCCCTCGATCATCAAGGACATCGCCAAGGCACTCAACGAGATCCGCAAGCTGCGCAAGATCACCATCGTGGTGAGCGAGCAGGTGCTTTCGTTCGCCATGGACGTGGCCGACCGGCTGTTCGTCATCGAGGGTGGCCGCCTGGTGCATGAAACCGCGCGGGCCGATACCGACCAGGATCGCATCAAGGCGTACCTCTCTGTCTGA
- the urtA gene encoding urea ABC transporter substrate-binding protein produces the protein MSHPSDPRLSNPVEAEPGRRRILQAIGAASVAGLPAWSFGQPTAQVNTTKLAITDTEVTVGQLHSATGTMAISETGSIQAEQLAIDQINAMGGVLGRKIKVIKEDGASDWPTFAEKSKKLLINDRCAAVFGCWTSASRKAVLPVFEKENGLLYYPTFYEGLEQSKNVIYTGQEATQQILYSLEWAKTEKKAKSFFLIGSDYIWPRTSMKIARKHIENFQKGKVVGEEYYPLGSTNFGSLMNKIKVQKPDCLFVAVVGGSNVAFYKALKAAGITGDKQLLVTLSVTEDEMTGVGGENFTGFYSSMKYFQSLDNENNKKFVAAFKAKYGKDAVIGDVTQAGYLGPWLWKAAVEKAKSFDVDKVVAASPGIELTTAPEGYVKLDANHHLWSKSRIAMGMPDASFKVVSESPQLIKPDPFPKGYQ, from the coding sequence ATGAGCCACCCCTCCGACCCCCGCCTCAGCAATCCCGTTGAAGCCGAACCCGGCCGCCGTCGCATCCTGCAGGCGATCGGTGCTGCCTCTGTGGCGGGCCTTCCCGCCTGGTCGTTTGGCCAGCCAACGGCCCAGGTCAACACCACCAAGTTGGCCATTACCGACACGGAAGTCACAGTGGGCCAGCTTCACTCGGCCACAGGCACCATGGCGATTTCCGAAACGGGCTCCATCCAGGCGGAGCAATTGGCCATTGATCAGATCAATGCCATGGGCGGCGTACTAGGCCGCAAGATCAAGGTCATCAAGGAAGATGGCGCCTCCGACTGGCCCACGTTTGCTGAGAAGTCCAAGAAGCTGCTTATCAATGACCGCTGTGCGGCCGTGTTTGGCTGCTGGACCAGCGCCTCGCGCAAGGCCGTGTTGCCTGTGTTTGAGAAGGAAAACGGTCTGCTTTACTACCCCACGTTTTATGAAGGCCTGGAGCAATCCAAGAACGTGATCTACACCGGCCAGGAAGCCACGCAGCAGATTCTGTACAGCCTGGAATGGGCCAAGACCGAGAAGAAGGCCAAAAGCTTCTTCCTCATTGGCTCCGATTACATCTGGCCTCGTACCTCGATGAAGATTGCGCGCAAGCACATCGAAAACTTCCAGAAGGGCAAGGTAGTAGGCGAGGAGTACTACCCGCTGGGCAGCACCAACTTCGGATCGTTGATGAACAAGATCAAGGTGCAAAAGCCCGACTGCCTGTTTGTGGCGGTGGTGGGCGGCTCTAACGTGGCTTTCTACAAGGCGCTGAAGGCGGCGGGCATCACGGGCGACAAGCAACTGCTCGTGACGCTGTCGGTGACCGAGGATGAGATGACCGGTGTGGGCGGAGAGAATTTCACGGGCTTTTATTCGTCGATGAAGTACTTCCAGTCGCTCGATAACGAAAACAACAAGAAGTTTGTGGCGGCCTTCAAGGCCAAGTACGGCAAGGATGCCGTGATTGGCGACGTAACCCAGGCCGGGTACCTGGGCCCCTGGTTATGGAAGGCCGCGGTCGAAAAAGCCAAGAGCTTTGATGTGGACAAGGTGGTGGCCGCATCGCCAGGCATTGAGCTGACCACCGCGCCCGAGGGCTATGTGAAGCTGGACGCCAACCACCACCTGTGGAGCAAGTCTCGCATTGCCATGGGCATGCCGGACGCTTCTTTCAAAGTGGTGTCCGAGTCGCCGCAACTGATCAAGCCCGATCCGTTCCCGAAGGGATATCAGTAA
- the urtD gene encoding urea ABC transporter ATP-binding protein UrtD: MSNTDFTLAVEDLTVSFDGFKAIDALTLYIDRNELRVIIGPNGAGKTTLLDLICGKTRATGGSIKFKNEELTRMAEHKRVRLGIGRKFQTPSIYENLSVFQNLEVSYPAGRSVLGALAFKCTDEVKARVQVVAEDIGLGDKLDTEAGLLSHGQKQWLEIGMLLMQEPELLMLDEPIAGMSARERELTADLLQRICKNRAVIVIEHDMDFVKRIAHKVTVMHQGKILAEGPMEKVQSDPRVIEVYLGH, encoded by the coding sequence ATGAGCAATACCGACTTCACCCTGGCCGTGGAAGACCTTACCGTGTCGTTCGACGGCTTCAAGGCCATCGACGCCCTCACGCTGTACATCGACAGGAACGAGCTGCGCGTGATCATCGGCCCCAACGGCGCGGGCAAGACCACCCTGCTGGACCTGATCTGCGGCAAGACGCGCGCCACGGGCGGCAGCATCAAGTTCAAGAACGAGGAGCTCACGCGCATGGCCGAGCACAAGCGCGTGCGGCTGGGCATCGGCCGCAAGTTCCAGACGCCCTCCATCTACGAGAACCTGTCGGTTTTCCAGAACCTGGAGGTGTCTTACCCCGCAGGCCGCTCGGTGTTAGGGGCGCTGGCCTTCAAGTGCACCGACGAGGTCAAGGCGCGCGTGCAGGTGGTGGCCGAGGACATTGGCCTGGGCGACAAACTCGACACCGAAGCGGGGCTGCTCAGCCATGGGCAAAAGCAGTGGCTGGAGATCGGCATGCTGCTCATGCAGGAGCCCGAGCTGCTCATGCTCGACGAGCCCATCGCCGGGATGAGCGCACGCGAGCGCGAGCTCACGGCCGACCTTTTGCAGCGCATCTGCAAGAACCGCGCGGTGATCGTGATCGAGCATGACATGGACTTCGTCAAGCGCATTGCCCACAAGGTCACGGTGATGCACCAGGGAAAGATCCTGGCCGAGGGCCCTATGGAGAAGGTGCAGTCCGATCCCCGGGTCATCGAGGTGTATCTGGGCCACTGA